One Pseudodesulfovibrio cashew DNA window includes the following coding sequences:
- a CDS encoding HAMP domain-containing sensor histidine kinase yields the protein MSDVGLTPLGRKIAAAILGTTLLALILGFLLNLGPTVYGFRQAAAERASAQAELLAASLAASVDFDDPAAAAESLATLSLVRDVAGAAVYVGTSATPFAAYGVSPARVDVSSLTVSSGFSDMVIASPVPAGAKGSVLVLAISLEEQWKILKDYLLVGTVLFPVIFFFSYRMAWRFRRKLGDPLAELTSVVREISGKKDYSRRVDYEGDDEIGVLVSEFNAMLRRVELRDDQLNRHKEILEATVDERTLELRRNQLELLRNNRLLLSEIKKRAKAEMIREEVERINRHDLKSGLSLVIGYPEILLNEGGLTPGQQKNIRRIRAAGYRMLDMISNQLDIFKMEKGIYTLSTSRVDLIEIVCGLEEEFAPLLEKGGVELGIDLDGREVVGDEFFPVTGEAALLRTMLRNLMQNAIEASRPGDLVTVSFESVGDGRVHVTNPVAVPAEIRRRFFDKYVTRGKENGTGLGTYFAALVAKTHGADIALRTGDDMGTLISIRFKKTVPADVSEAVEDGAS from the coding sequence ATGAGTGATGTCGGGCTCACCCCTCTGGGGCGGAAGATCGCCGCCGCCATCCTCGGCACCACGCTGCTGGCGCTCATCTTGGGGTTCCTGCTGAACCTGGGCCCCACGGTCTACGGGTTCCGCCAGGCCGCGGCGGAGCGGGCGAGTGCTCAGGCCGAGCTGCTGGCCGCCTCCCTGGCCGCTTCCGTGGATTTCGATGACCCGGCGGCCGCAGCCGAGAGCCTGGCGACCCTTTCCCTGGTCCGCGACGTGGCCGGGGCCGCTGTTTATGTGGGGACGTCCGCAACGCCTTTTGCCGCGTACGGAGTCTCTCCGGCACGGGTGGACGTCTCTTCGCTCACGGTCAGTTCGGGCTTCTCGGACATGGTCATCGCCTCTCCGGTCCCCGCTGGGGCCAAGGGCAGCGTGCTGGTCCTCGCAATCTCCCTCGAAGAGCAGTGGAAGATACTCAAGGATTACCTCCTGGTGGGCACCGTGCTCTTCCCTGTCATATTCTTCTTCAGCTACCGGATGGCCTGGCGCTTCAGGCGCAAACTGGGGGATCCTCTGGCCGAACTTACCTCCGTGGTCCGCGAGATATCCGGGAAAAAGGACTATTCCCGTCGCGTGGACTATGAGGGCGACGACGAGATCGGCGTACTGGTGTCCGAATTCAACGCCATGCTCCGCAGGGTTGAGCTTCGCGACGACCAGCTCAACCGGCACAAGGAGATCCTGGAGGCGACCGTGGACGAGCGGACTCTGGAGCTGCGGCGCAACCAGCTGGAGTTGTTGCGTAACAACCGCCTTCTGCTCTCCGAAATCAAGAAGCGCGCCAAGGCCGAGATGATCCGGGAGGAAGTGGAGCGCATCAACCGGCACGACCTCAAGTCCGGGTTGAGCCTGGTTATCGGCTACCCGGAGATCCTGCTCAACGAGGGCGGCCTGACCCCCGGTCAGCAGAAGAATATCCGGCGCATCCGCGCGGCGGGTTACCGGATGTTGGACATGATCAGCAATCAGCTCGACATCTTCAAGATGGAAAAGGGCATCTACACCCTGAGCACCTCCCGCGTGGACCTCATTGAGATCGTCTGCGGGCTGGAGGAGGAGTTCGCCCCCCTGCTGGAAAAAGGGGGGGTGGAGCTGGGGATCGATCTCGACGGCAGGGAGGTTGTGGGCGACGAGTTCTTCCCGGTTACCGGCGAGGCCGCACTGCTGCGGACCATGCTTCGCAACCTGATGCAGAACGCCATCGAGGCCTCGCGGCCCGGCGACTTGGTGACCGTCTCCTTCGAGAGCGTCGGGGACGGGCGAGTTCATGTGACCAATCCCGTGGCCGTGCCTGCCGAAATTCGCCGCCGCTTCTTCGACAAGTACGTTACCAGGGGCAAGGAGAACGGCACCGGCCTGGGGACCTATTTTGCCGCGCTGGTGGCCAAGACGCACGGGGCTGACATCGCCCTGCGTACCGGAGATGACATGGGCACGCTGATCTCCATCCGGTTCAAGAAGACCGTCCCGGCCGACGTTTCCGAAGCGGTGGAAGACGGCGCGTCGTGA
- a CDS encoding HAMP domain-containing sensor histidine kinase, translating to MKISQLYFKILAAFVVVQVLAVLAIVLLVRIGKIQPPPTRHAEERTDELREILREELAGRRQLGPALERRLDDVLGIYVRAFEGYAWVTDDHGRTVAKSFPGNPPLSGTEEIKFSRDTPAGGKLYLLERGPNAEEKNMYGVTLVPFHGAVLTVHVLHQWGKHREEVWFFKGLLLMGTLSALMLIPISRRISRPINQLTDSAEHLARGDFSPRVDTNRQDEVGRLARTFNHMAENLEKMIRGGRELTANLSHELRSPLARIRISQQIIRDRLDSGRTDGVAKHVAKMEAEIDHMDGLIDKILRLSKFDLQDPGPREDAIDLNDFIEEAVQRQQPLMERKAMTVRRVASSLPAYRCRAEDIRMVLDNVLANAVKYGPENGEITVESLAGEEALTVAVSNPYPPLTAQELEALFTPFKRLGYDDVEGNGLGLAFARRIVEDHGGTMSASSTNGTFRMTLLLPLD from the coding sequence ATGAAAATAAGCCAACTCTACTTCAAGATTCTGGCGGCCTTCGTGGTCGTCCAGGTCCTGGCCGTGCTGGCCATCGTCCTGCTGGTCCGCATCGGCAAGATTCAGCCGCCGCCCACCCGGCACGCCGAAGAACGCACCGACGAGCTTCGGGAGATTCTCCGGGAGGAGTTGGCCGGAAGACGGCAACTCGGCCCGGCCCTGGAACGGCGGCTGGACGACGTCCTCGGCATCTATGTGCGAGCCTTCGAGGGATACGCCTGGGTGACAGACGACCACGGCCGAACCGTGGCCAAATCCTTTCCCGGCAATCCGCCGCTCAGCGGAACCGAAGAGATCAAGTTTTCCAGGGATACCCCTGCGGGGGGCAAACTCTACCTGCTTGAGCGGGGCCCCAACGCCGAGGAAAAGAACATGTACGGCGTGACCCTGGTCCCGTTCCACGGCGCCGTCCTGACCGTCCACGTGCTCCACCAGTGGGGGAAACACCGCGAGGAGGTCTGGTTCTTCAAGGGGCTGTTGCTCATGGGCACGCTTTCGGCGCTGATGCTCATCCCCATTTCCCGACGCATTTCACGGCCCATCAACCAGCTCACGGACTCCGCCGAACACCTCGCCAGGGGCGATTTCTCCCCCCGCGTGGACACCAACCGCCAGGACGAGGTGGGCAGGCTGGCCCGGACCTTCAACCACATGGCGGAGAATCTGGAAAAGATGATCCGGGGCGGACGCGAGCTGACAGCTAACCTCTCCCATGAGCTGCGCAGCCCCCTGGCCCGCATCCGCATCTCCCAGCAGATCATCCGCGACCGGCTGGATTCGGGACGAACGGACGGCGTGGCAAAACACGTGGCCAAGATGGAGGCCGAGATCGACCATATGGACGGGCTCATCGACAAGATCCTCCGCCTCTCCAAGTTTGATCTCCAGGACCCCGGCCCGCGCGAGGACGCCATCGACCTGAACGATTTCATCGAAGAAGCCGTGCAACGCCAGCAGCCGCTCATGGAGCGCAAGGCCATGACCGTCAGGCGCGTGGCATCCTCCCTGCCCGCATATCGCTGTCGCGCCGAGGATATCCGCATGGTCCTGGACAATGTGCTCGCCAACGCCGTCAAGTACGGCCCGGAAAACGGAGAAATCACGGTGGAGAGCCTGGCCGGGGAAGAAGCCCTGACCGTGGCGGTCTCCAACCCCTATCCCCCGCTCACGGCCCAGGAACTGGAGGCGCTCTTCACCCCGTTCAAGCGGTTGGGCTACGATGACGTGGAAGGCAACGGACTTGGGCTCGCCTTTGCCCGGCGTATCGTGGAGGACCACGGTGGCACCATGTCCGCCTCCTCGACGAACGGCACATTCCGTATGACCCTGCTGCTGCCCCTGGACTGA
- a CDS encoding response regulator — MEMQGPVLIIDDDAKLRELLLEYLEEYGYTVHTLPSGMEAARTVREISPAVVVLDVMMPGKDGLEVLRELRGEFAVPVIMLTAKGEDTDRIVGLELGADDYMAKPFNPRELLARIKAVLRRFEAGGSTEGNGGVKTIQAGGLTLNLSRQTLRAGADELEMAATEFRLLKVLMTHAGRALTRDALMDKVWDRDFSAYDRSIDVHISKLRSLLKPYPEHAKRIKTVWGTGYMFVDEP; from the coding sequence ATGGAAATGCAAGGACCTGTCCTGATTATCGACGACGATGCCAAGCTGCGCGAACTGCTCCTGGAATATCTGGAGGAGTACGGCTACACAGTCCACACCCTGCCTTCGGGCATGGAGGCGGCCCGGACCGTGCGCGAGATATCGCCCGCCGTGGTGGTCCTGGACGTAATGATGCCGGGCAAGGACGGGCTGGAGGTCCTGCGCGAGCTGCGCGGGGAATTCGCCGTGCCCGTGATCATGCTCACGGCCAAGGGCGAGGACACGGACCGTATCGTGGGCCTGGAGCTCGGGGCCGACGACTACATGGCCAAGCCGTTCAACCCCCGCGAACTGCTGGCACGGATCAAGGCCGTGCTCCGGCGCTTCGAGGCGGGCGGCTCGACCGAAGGCAATGGCGGGGTCAAGACCATCCAGGCCGGCGGCCTGACGCTCAACCTCTCTCGGCAGACCCTGCGCGCTGGCGCAGACGAGTTGGAGATGGCGGCCACGGAGTTCCGGCTGCTCAAGGTGCTGATGACCCATGCGGGCCGGGCCCTGACCCGCGACGCACTCATGGACAAGGTCTGGGACCGGGACTTCTCGGCCTATGACCGCAGCATCGACGTACACATCTCCAAGCTGCGCTCCCTGCTCAAGCCGTACCCGGAGCACGCCAAACGCATCAAGACCGTCTGGGGCACGGGCTACATGTTCGTGGACGAGCCATGA
- a CDS encoding efflux transporter outer membrane subunit, producing the protein MKFNITHSHFKAASPLLCLLLLVSACSPFKPSPRQEPVAPLPQAFSLYSEQEPDTGRWWEAFGNEELNGLVEEALAANTDILVAWARLRQAGATATQSAADKYPTLDATGDYSHTSTHDNGGPKRNTTAEEHAVGLSAGYEVDLWGRIRAASASDDYEFMATREDVRTTAMTVASEVVSRWLEIQAERRKKRILAEQIKANQTYLELIELRFRNSISTALDVYQQRQNLAGVQAKLPPVESNEQTLLHELALLMGKPAGSVTVSDADLPELSSLPGLGLPADLLAHRPDVRAAGLRLSSADWSVAAARADRLPSLNLAGTAEYSGTQLATLFNNWALGLAASIVGPIFDGGYRKAEVEKARGVVDERIADYRNTVYTAFKEVEDALVQEKWQKKYITALGTQHDAARTSLSEAVSRYTQGLDDYLPVLSALLSVQDLELTMADEQTNLLLYRVALHRALGGDWTDGLQPPAIETKPRETSTGNQG; encoded by the coding sequence GTGAAATTCAATATTACGCATAGTCATTTCAAGGCCGCCTCGCCGCTGCTCTGCCTGCTGTTGCTGGTCTCTGCCTGCTCGCCGTTCAAGCCTTCGCCGCGCCAGGAACCTGTGGCACCGCTTCCGCAAGCCTTTTCCCTGTATTCGGAACAGGAGCCCGACACGGGCAGGTGGTGGGAAGCCTTCGGCAACGAGGAGCTGAACGGCCTGGTCGAGGAGGCGCTGGCCGCCAACACCGACATTCTTGTGGCCTGGGCCCGCCTGCGCCAGGCAGGGGCCACCGCCACCCAGTCCGCCGCGGACAAGTATCCGACCCTGGACGCCACCGGCGACTACTCGCACACCAGCACCCACGACAACGGCGGGCCCAAGCGGAACACCACCGCCGAGGAGCACGCCGTCGGCCTGAGTGCAGGGTATGAAGTGGACCTCTGGGGCCGCATCCGGGCCGCCTCGGCCTCGGACGACTACGAGTTCATGGCCACCCGCGAGGACGTCCGGACCACGGCCATGACCGTGGCTTCGGAGGTGGTTTCCCGCTGGCTGGAGATCCAGGCCGAGCGCCGTAAGAAGCGCATCCTGGCCGAGCAGATCAAGGCCAACCAGACCTATCTGGAGCTCATCGAGCTGCGCTTCCGCAACTCCATCTCCACGGCTCTGGACGTCTACCAGCAGCGCCAGAACCTGGCCGGAGTCCAGGCCAAGCTGCCGCCGGTGGAGTCCAACGAACAGACGCTCCTGCACGAGCTGGCCCTGCTCATGGGCAAGCCCGCCGGGAGCGTGACCGTGTCCGACGCCGACCTGCCCGAGCTTTCGTCCCTGCCGGGACTGGGCCTGCCTGCCGATCTTCTGGCCCACAGGCCTGATGTCCGGGCCGCCGGACTCCGGCTCTCTTCGGCCGACTGGTCCGTGGCAGCGGCCAGGGCCGACCGGCTGCCCTCCCTGAACCTGGCGGGCACGGCGGAGTATTCCGGCACCCAGCTGGCCACCCTTTTCAACAACTGGGCCCTGGGCCTGGCCGCTTCCATCGTGGGCCCCATCTTCGACGGCGGCTACCGCAAGGCCGAGGTGGAGAAAGCCCGGGGCGTGGTGGACGAGCGCATTGCCGACTACAGGAACACCGTCTACACGGCCTTCAAGGAAGTGGAGGACGCCCTGGTCCAGGAGAAGTGGCAGAAGAAATACATCACCGCCCTGGGCACACAGCACGATGCCGCAAGGACCTCCCTGAGCGAAGCCGTTTCCCGTTATACGCAGGGGCTGGACGACTACCTGCCCGTGCTCAGCGCATTGCTCTCCGTTCAGGACCTGGAACTGACCATGGCTGACGAGCAAACCAACCTGCTTCTGTACCGCGTGGCCCTGCACCGCGCTCTGGGCGGCGACTGGACCGACGGGCTCCAGCCTCCGGCGATCGAAACGAAACCCCGGGAAACTTCCACCGGGAACCAAGGATAA
- a CDS encoding efflux RND transporter periplasmic adaptor subunit, translating into MHKTDSKTWSLFSLKTIVPAAIILLAAVAAYAMVATAPKARKKAPVAIRPTVETANVSPASRRVWVPAMGTVVAAREISLEARVSGEVKTVSAMFVPGGFFKTGEEILTLDPEDYALALSEVQSEVASAEYDLKVEQGYQNVSAREWDLLKGTAKGTKADEELALRKPHLEKAKAALKAARAKLRQAKLDLERTRITAPFAAMVEAKSTDIGATVSEQEALATLVGTDEFWIEVSVPTDRLGWINIPVGASEGALARILTGSGANRSEREGRVIRLLPSLESEGRMARLLISVKDPLNLAGNADVKPLLLGSYVSVQIDGGTLDGVYAIPRTAFRENNTVWVLSDKGTLDIRTLNPVWRDNEAVVFDQGLAQGERVVTSNLSAPIQGMALRGATEAEAESGTPDAIGVKAEEGGNG; encoded by the coding sequence ATGCACAAGACCGACAGCAAGACCTGGTCCCTGTTCAGCCTGAAGACGATCGTCCCGGCTGCGATCATCCTTCTGGCCGCCGTTGCCGCCTACGCCATGGTCGCCACCGCGCCCAAGGCGCGGAAAAAGGCGCCCGTCGCCATTCGTCCCACGGTGGAGACGGCGAACGTGTCCCCGGCCAGCCGCCGCGTGTGGGTCCCGGCCATGGGTACCGTTGTGGCGGCCCGCGAGATATCCCTTGAGGCCCGGGTGTCCGGCGAGGTCAAGACCGTCAGCGCCATGTTCGTACCCGGCGGCTTCTTCAAGACCGGCGAGGAAATCCTGACTCTCGACCCCGAGGACTACGCCCTTGCCCTGAGCGAGGTGCAGTCCGAGGTGGCCAGCGCCGAGTACGACCTCAAGGTCGAGCAGGGCTACCAGAATGTCTCCGCAAGGGAGTGGGACCTGCTCAAGGGCACGGCCAAGGGAACCAAGGCGGACGAAGAACTGGCCCTGAGAAAACCGCACTTGGAAAAAGCCAAGGCCGCGCTCAAGGCTGCCAGGGCCAAGCTCAGGCAGGCTAAGCTTGACCTGGAACGGACCCGGATCACGGCTCCGTTCGCGGCCATGGTCGAGGCCAAGAGCACCGACATCGGGGCCACTGTCTCCGAGCAGGAGGCCCTGGCCACCCTGGTGGGCACGGATGAATTCTGGATCGAGGTCTCGGTCCCCACGGACCGGCTTGGCTGGATCAATATCCCGGTCGGCGCGTCCGAAGGGGCGTTGGCCCGCATCCTGACCGGTAGCGGAGCGAACCGCTCCGAGCGCGAGGGCAGGGTGATTCGCCTGCTGCCCTCCCTTGAAAGCGAAGGCCGCATGGCCCGCCTGCTGATTTCGGTCAAGGACCCCCTGAATCTGGCCGGGAACGCCGACGTCAAGCCGCTTCTGCTTGGCAGTTACGTGTCCGTGCAGATCGACGGCGGTACCCTGGACGGCGTGTACGCCATCCCGCGCACCGCCTTCCGTGAGAACAATACGGTCTGGGTCCTGTCGGACAAGGGGACCCTGGACATCCGCACCTTGAACCCGGTCTGGCGCGACAATGAAGCCGTGGTCTTCGACCAGGGGTTGGCCCAGGGCGAGAGGGTGGTTACCTCCAACCTTTCCGCGCCCATCCAGGGTATGGCCCTGCGCGGCGCGACCGAGGCGGAGGCCGAATCCGGCACGCCTGACGCCATTGGCGTGAAGGCGGAGGAGGGCGGCAATGGCTAG
- a CDS encoding efflux RND transporter permease subunit, giving the protein MASPENKAPKGPIAWMAGNSVAANLVMIVLLVGGLIFGFQIKQEVFPEFSLDTVSISVSYPGASPEEVEQGVILAVEQAVQGLDGVKEVTSSSAEGSGSVQVEALEGANLQKLAQDIKTEVDRISSFPEEAEDPVISEVSHTREVLSVMVYGDQPQVTLREVAEQLREELLADTGITQVELAEVSDLQISIEVPQAKLRAHGLTLQEVADRLGEASVDLPGGGIKADSGEILVRMKERRDYGQDFARTPIVTGSDGTQVLLEDIATVIDGFEDDDIVTTYDGMPAVRLQVYRVGTQTPITVSDAVHRQLETFEQRLPDSVHVEVLNDMSEVFSQRMDLLLTNGYMGLVLVFVFLALFLEPRLAFWVAMGIPISFLGSFLILTAVGVSINMITMFAFLISLGIVVDDAIVVGENVFTMRQQGMPPLQAAIKGAQSIAMPVVFSVLTNIVAFLPLMFVPGVMGKIFWSIPVVVISVFSISLVESLFVLPAHLAHLKEGHRSRIMLWITRYQERVANKLLHFIRNGYRPFLDWSMQWRYAVVALGIGLLALTGAFVMSGRLGFTLMPKVESDYAYVEAELPYGSAVERSKTVLTRLEAAAERVRDANGGDRLVEGINAKIGGEGRDVSGTHVVKIRVYLTPADQRPISTDEFVARWRKEAGTIPGLETISFAADKGGPGAGEALEFELSHSDVTTLESAASALADALEQYPRVKDVDDGFSPGKRQLDFTITPAGTSLGLTAEDVARQVRAAYYGTEVLRQQRGRNEIKVVVRRPENERVSEYDLEELMVMTPSGTEVPLREVVDIKQGRAYTVIKRRDGRRVLSVTADVTPRDQASQVMNAVMKDVLPGLKAQYPGLSCTMQGKQADMSESVTSLMTGLLLAMLCIYALLAIPFQSYVQPLIIMVCIPFGAVGAVFGHILMGYSISLMSLLGIVALSGVVVNDSLVFIEFANSRRKLGHCAHDAVLEAGTARFRPILLTTLTTFSGLAPMILETSRQARFLIPMALSLGFGILFATLITLILVPSLYMILDDFLLWFRRVFSRSEAVAESSASSQR; this is encoded by the coding sequence ATGGCTAGCCCGGAAAACAAGGCCCCCAAGGGTCCCATCGCCTGGATGGCAGGCAACTCGGTCGCCGCCAACCTGGTCATGATCGTCTTGCTGGTCGGCGGGTTGATCTTCGGCTTCCAGATCAAGCAGGAGGTCTTTCCCGAGTTCTCTCTGGACACGGTCTCCATCTCCGTCTCCTACCCCGGGGCCAGCCCCGAGGAGGTGGAGCAGGGCGTGATTCTGGCCGTAGAGCAGGCCGTCCAGGGCCTTGATGGCGTGAAGGAGGTCACTTCCTCTTCCGCAGAAGGCAGCGGCAGCGTGCAGGTGGAGGCCCTGGAGGGGGCCAACCTGCAGAAGCTCGCCCAGGACATCAAGACCGAGGTGGACAGGATCTCCTCCTTCCCCGAGGAAGCCGAGGACCCGGTCATCTCCGAGGTGTCCCACACTCGCGAGGTGCTCTCGGTCATGGTCTACGGCGACCAGCCCCAGGTTACCCTGCGCGAGGTGGCCGAGCAGTTGCGCGAGGAACTGCTCGCCGACACGGGCATCACCCAGGTGGAGCTGGCCGAGGTCAGCGACCTCCAGATTTCCATCGAAGTTCCCCAAGCCAAGCTGCGAGCCCACGGGCTGACTCTCCAGGAAGTGGCGGACCGGCTGGGCGAGGCCTCGGTTGACCTGCCCGGCGGCGGTATCAAGGCCGACTCCGGGGAAATTCTCGTGCGCATGAAGGAACGTCGCGACTACGGCCAGGACTTCGCCCGCACGCCCATCGTTACTGGTAGCGACGGCACCCAGGTGCTGCTGGAGGACATCGCCACGGTCATCGACGGGTTCGAGGACGACGACATCGTTACCACCTATGACGGCATGCCCGCCGTGCGCCTTCAGGTCTACCGTGTAGGCACCCAGACGCCCATCACCGTGTCCGACGCCGTGCACAGGCAGTTGGAGACCTTTGAGCAGCGTCTGCCGGACAGCGTGCACGTCGAGGTGCTCAACGACATGTCCGAGGTTTTCTCCCAGCGCATGGACCTGTTGCTGACCAACGGCTACATGGGGTTGGTCCTGGTCTTTGTCTTCCTGGCCCTGTTCCTGGAGCCCCGGCTCGCCTTCTGGGTGGCCATGGGCATCCCCATTTCCTTTTTGGGCAGCTTCCTGATTCTCACCGCCGTGGGCGTGTCCATCAACATGATCACCATGTTCGCCTTCCTGATCTCTCTGGGTATCGTCGTGGACGACGCCATCGTGGTCGGCGAGAACGTGTTCACCATGCGCCAGCAGGGCATGCCTCCGCTCCAGGCCGCCATCAAGGGCGCGCAGAGCATCGCCATGCCCGTGGTCTTCAGCGTGCTGACCAACATCGTGGCCTTCCTGCCGCTCATGTTCGTACCCGGTGTCATGGGCAAGATATTCTGGTCCATCCCAGTGGTTGTCATCTCCGTTTTCTCCATCTCCCTGGTCGAGTCCCTGTTCGTCCTGCCCGCCCACCTGGCCCACCTGAAGGAAGGGCACCGCAGCCGGATCATGCTCTGGATCACGCGCTATCAGGAGCGGGTGGCGAACAAGTTGCTGCACTTCATTCGCAACGGCTACCGCCCCTTCCTGGATTGGAGCATGCAGTGGCGCTACGCGGTGGTGGCTCTGGGCATCGGGCTGCTGGCTCTGACCGGCGCTTTCGTCATGTCGGGTCGTCTCGGCTTCACGCTCATGCCCAAGGTCGAGTCGGACTATGCCTATGTGGAGGCCGAGTTGCCGTACGGGTCCGCCGTGGAACGCTCCAAAACCGTTCTCACGCGGCTGGAAGCGGCCGCCGAGCGGGTCCGCGACGCCAACGGCGGCGATAGGTTGGTCGAGGGCATCAACGCCAAGATCGGCGGCGAGGGGCGTGACGTCTCCGGCACCCACGTGGTCAAGATACGGGTATATCTCACCCCGGCGGACCAGCGTCCCATCTCAACGGACGAGTTCGTGGCCCGGTGGCGCAAGGAGGCCGGGACCATCCCCGGTCTGGAGACCATCAGTTTTGCGGCCGACAAGGGCGGCCCCGGCGCGGGCGAGGCCCTGGAGTTCGAACTGAGCCATTCCGACGTGACCACCCTGGAGAGCGCGGCGTCCGCACTGGCCGACGCCCTGGAGCAGTACCCGCGCGTCAAGGACGTGGACGATGGTTTCTCGCCCGGTAAGCGCCAGCTCGACTTCACCATCACCCCGGCCGGGACGAGCCTCGGGCTCACCGCCGAGGACGTGGCACGCCAGGTCCGCGCCGCCTACTACGGCACCGAGGTCCTGCGCCAGCAGCGCGGCCGCAACGAGATCAAAGTGGTGGTGCGCCGCCCCGAAAACGAGCGCGTCTCGGAATACGATCTGGAGGAGCTGATGGTCATGACCCCCTCGGGCACGGAAGTCCCGCTGAGGGAGGTGGTGGACATCAAGCAGGGCCGTGCCTACACGGTCATCAAACGGCGCGACGGACGACGGGTCCTCTCGGTCACCGCCGACGTCACCCCGCGCGACCAGGCCTCCCAGGTCATGAATGCGGTCATGAAGGACGTCCTGCCCGGCCTCAAGGCCCAGTATCCGGGCCTGAGCTGCACCATGCAGGGCAAGCAGGCGGACATGAGTGAAAGCGTGACCAGCCTGATGACAGGACTGCTTCTGGCCATGCTCTGCATCTACGCTCTGCTGGCCATTCCGTTCCAGAGCTATGTTCAGCCGCTGATCATCATGGTCTGCATCCCCTTCGGCGCGGTGGGGGCCGTGTTCGGGCACATCCTGATGGGCTACTCCATCTCCCTGATGAGTCTGCTCGGCATCGTGGCCCTGTCCGGTGTGGTGGTAAACGACTCCCTGGTCTTCATCGAGTTCGCCAACAGCCGCCGCAAGCTCGGGCACTGCGCCCATGACGCGGTCCTGGAGGCGGGTACGGCGCGGTTCCGGCCCATCCTGCTGACCACCCTGACCACCTTCAGCGGCCTGGCGCCCATGATTCTGGAGACCTCGCGGCAGGCGCGGTTCCTGATCCCCATGGCTTTGTCCCTGGGATTCGGTATCCTGTTCGCCACGCTGATCACCCTGATCCTGGTGCCGTCACTGTATATGATCCTGGACGATTTCCTGCTTTGGTTCCGGCGGGTTTTTTCCCGGTCCGAGGCTGTTGCGGAGTCGTCGGCGTCCAGTCAACGGTGA
- a CDS encoding arsenic resistance protein, with product MLTLLKKLSAHLILAIPVMMLAGFACGMLMDASQLKALIVPFTFLMVYPMMVTLKVRKVFEGGDIKAQVLTQCINFGVVPFLAFAAGRIFFHDNPYMALGLLLAGLVPTSGMTISWTGFAKGNMSAAVKMTVIGLVAGSLATPFYVQALMGTAIEMSLLAVFKQIVFIVFLPMVLGYATQRYLVKKYGQPRFQREIGPNFPPLSTVGVLGIVFVAMALKARTIAAAPEMLLSILAPLALIYALNFILSTVVGKALLPRGDAIALVYGSVMRNLSIALAIAINAFGAEGSDAALVIAMAYIIQVQSAAWYVRFTPKLFGPAEEPEAVPEPQPAR from the coding sequence ATGTTGACCTTGTTGAAGAAATTGTCCGCTCATCTCATTCTGGCCATCCCGGTCATGATGCTCGCGGGCTTTGCCTGCGGCATGCTCATGGATGCGTCCCAGCTCAAGGCCCTGATCGTGCCCTTCACCTTTCTCATGGTCTACCCGATGATGGTCACCCTCAAGGTCCGCAAGGTCTTCGAGGGCGGCGACATCAAGGCCCAGGTCCTGACCCAGTGCATCAATTTCGGGGTGGTCCCCTTTCTCGCCTTTGCGGCGGGCAGGATCTTCTTTCATGACAACCCCTACATGGCGCTGGGGCTGCTCCTGGCCGGGCTGGTGCCCACCTCGGGCATGACCATCTCCTGGACCGGCTTTGCCAAGGGCAACATGTCCGCTGCCGTGAAGATGACCGTCATCGGCCTGGTGGCCGGGTCCCTGGCCACGCCGTTCTACGTGCAGGCGCTCATGGGCACGGCTATCGAAATGAGCCTGCTCGCGGTCTTCAAGCAGATCGTGTTCATCGTTTTCCTGCCCATGGTCCTGGGCTACGCCACCCAGCGCTACCTGGTGAAAAAGTACGGCCAGCCCCGGTTCCAGCGGGAGATCGGCCCCAACTTCCCACCGCTCTCCACCGTTGGCGTGCTCGGCATCGTCTTCGTGGCCATGGCCCTGAAGGCGCGGACCATCGCCGCCGCTCCCGAGATGCTCCTGTCCATCCTCGCGCCCCTGGCCCTGATCTATGCCCTGAACTTCATTCTCTCCACCGTGGTGGGCAAGGCGCTGCTGCCGCGCGGCGACGCCATCGCCCTGGTCTACGGCTCGGTCATGCGCAATCTATCCATCGCCCTGGCCATCGCCATCAACGCCTTTGGCGCAGAGGGCTCGGACGCGGCCCTGGTCATCGCCATGGCCTACATCATCCAGGTTCAGTCCGCGGCCTGGTACGTGCGCTTCACCCCGAAGCTGTTCGGCCCCGCCGAGGAGCCGGAAGCGGTACCCGAGCCCCAACCGGCCAGGTAG